From one Paenibacillus sp. FSL K6-1330 genomic stretch:
- a CDS encoding sulfite oxidase-like oxidoreductase, protein MHKKAERLKKMKPVAVGNLTEEQRAKLPPGQTLTEKFPILHEGEVPHYDMSEWTLKVFGEVEEERTFSYEDIMGLPTVTVNTDIHCVTRWSKFDTVWEGVLFRDFLAGLKIKPDAKYVMFHADPDYDTNVPIEDLLKDDVLLAYRFNGEPLTDKHGWPLRTVVPHRYFWKSAKWLRGIEFMKEDRPGFWERNGFHNEADPFKEERFSGEALDIPEDEWTHKEFD, encoded by the coding sequence GTGCACAAAAAAGCAGAGCGATTGAAAAAAATGAAGCCGGTGGCGGTGGGCAACCTGACCGAGGAGCAGCGTGCCAAGCTGCCGCCGGGGCAGACGCTGACCGAGAAATTCCCTATTTTGCACGAAGGGGAGGTTCCTCATTACGACATGTCGGAGTGGACGCTCAAGGTATTCGGCGAAGTCGAAGAGGAGCGGACGTTTTCTTATGAAGATATCATGGGGCTGCCAACGGTGACCGTGAATACCGATATTCACTGTGTCACCCGCTGGTCCAAATTCGATACGGTTTGGGAGGGAGTCCTGTTCCGGGATTTCCTGGCGGGGCTGAAGATCAAGCCGGATGCCAAATACGTCATGTTTCATGCCGATCCGGATTATGATACGAATGTACCTATCGAGGATCTGCTCAAGGACGATGTGCTGCTGGCCTATCGCTTTAACGGCGAGCCGCTGACGGACAAGCATGGCTGGCCGCTGCGCACGGTTGTGCCGCATCGCTACTTCTGGAAGAGCGCCAAATGGCTGCGCGGCATTGAGTTTATGAAGGAAGACCGCCCAGGCTTCTGGGAACGCAACGGTTTCCACAATGAAGCGGACCCGTTCAAGGAAGAACGGTTTAGCGGCGAGGCACTG